Part of the Temnothorax longispinosus isolate EJ_2023e chromosome 5, Tlon_JGU_v1, whole genome shotgun sequence genome is shown below.
tcctttgacccaatggattaaaaggagagaaaacgagcgactgctgacgattgctaggctagcggagtatcggctgaacgcacccaatgaaactactgcttttctgtaagagctgctagttgattggcttaaaccaaaactcGGATCGACTTCTAATATTGTGTACACAAGgcttaagccaatgaaactagGCCATTGTTTTCATGCACCAACAGCTGGAAGGAACAAGTCGGGGCGTATCTATAAATTGCATGCGTAATCTAACCTATTATTTCGCaagttaaaatttgaaattttagatatatatatatatacatattatgagATGTATCGTTACCGTGCTTAAGCATTCTCACTTGCGAATCTGTTGTATAAAAAACGCAGACTCGATTGAGATTTGCTATCATTTTTTCCTCGACATTTCGGCGTTGTAGATTGTAAAGTACATCTCGAGTGCATCTCTACAGCCTCCGGCGGCGGCGGTTCGGCTGGAATTCTACATCTGTATGCTACAAATCTTCCCGAGTTGACAAAATGTTTTCGAGGATGTTGCAAAAGCCGAAACGTGTACGACTACGTTATCGCAGTCACCTTTTCttaatcgttaaaattaagaagaaaaggtGACTGCGGTAACGCGAAAATAACAATAAGTCGTAGACTTGTATAacctttatcttatttcttctaaaggagaagaaaggaaaagaattcaatacattttacacgtcgttgttttttttatctttcagtTCCCGCTTGCAATGTTTCAATACCTGGCAAAAGTGTAATCTCCCAGAGGATACCCCCTAATTTGAAGGAGAATCAGAAGAAGACCGTTACATTATTTCCACCGCTGTCAGAACCCATTCCGAATTTGCCGAAAGTTGTTTATTCGACTGCGAAAGAGGAGCATCAAACGACGCTGATCACAGTCTTACCAAATGGCTTGAAAGTCGCGTCTGAAAATAGCTTACGTAGAggtttattttgtattcacGCCTCATACACACCGTCCCATGTGAAGGAAATGGTAGAAGTAATTGTGCACGAGATGGTCGCCATGACGAGCGGATTTTCGGATAACGAATTAGCGGtatgatttttacatttctgaaCCAGTTATTACAgcgtgtttatatatatatatatatacaattattatatacacttTAAGATCTGATTTTTACTAAATCATTGTCTTAATCGATGATTACATCCtttaaaatcttattcttCGTATAGAGAGCAAAGAAGAAATTGCTGTCGATGCTGCTTATGAATCTGGAACAACGACCCGTTGTATTCGAAGACATTTGTAGACAGGTCCTGGCGTCTGGCACCAGAAAACGGCCTGAATACTTCATGCAAGCTATTAGTAAGCTGCAAAGCtctttgcaatttaataacaCAAAAATCCGGTTCTTACGTAACATTCATAAAAAAACACGATGCTTGCAGATGGAATATCTAAAGATGACATCAACCGAGTAGCGCAACGTTTATCAAAGTCACCACCTTGCTTAACAGCACGTGGCGAAGTAAAGACTGTACCTTCCATGGCGGGCATTCAAAACGGCTTGCTTGATGCGCAAGGTCGGTTACCCGGTTCTCGCAGCAGACTGTCACTTCTTCGTTAAAAACTTATCTAAGATATTCGAACAATCTTCTCATcctaaataaatatcagttaTCCACATCTAGTTATACATTAATGTAACACCGAACGTTTCATCTCAAATTAAGTTGAACCTTGAAAATATGATACGAGATGCATCGTGTTTCCGCTGTCGAACAAAAATTCTGATCACTAAAAAAACTGAATTTTCTAACATTATAACGGggctattaaaaattgtaatattagaAGGAATAGTATTAATGTCGAAGATTTGAATATGTAACATGCAATATGCAAAACGCtctttatgtatgtattatcTAGATTTTGATAATGTACATTAATttgaattgtattattttggtTACTATACAGGCAGCGTTCcaatattcactgccagtactgaaaatctatagtgtacgtggcatatactatagattttcagtactggtagtgaatatcggaacgcagcttgtatagtaaacaaaataacacAATTCAAATTAATGTACATTATCAAAATCTAgataataatacatacataaagaGCGTT
Proteins encoded:
- the LOC139813275 gene encoding mitochondrial-processing peptidase subunit alpha-like, which produces MVEVIVHEMVAMTSGFSDNELARAKKKLLSMLLMNLEQRPVVFEDICRQVLASGTRKRPEYFMQAINGISKDDINRVAQRLSKSPPCLTARGEVKTVPSMAGIQNGLLDAQG